The following are encoded together in the Allocoleopsis franciscana PCC 7113 genome:
- a CDS encoding oligosaccharide flippase family protein — translation MSSLKKQAFRATAWTIGGYGASLVLRFASNLILARLLLPESFGLMALVNVFIMGLHLFSDVGLGPSIIQNKRGDDPSFINTAWTIQAIRGVALWLGCILIAWPVSQIYGEKQLLYLIPVVGLSTLISSMDSTALFTLNRQLAVGKLAIFELGGQIIGLVAMMIWAYFDKSVWALVSGGLAAATVQLVWSHRLLPEQPNRFAWDKEAAKSIFSFGKWIFFSTALTFLASQSDRLILGKLVSPATLGIYGIAYTLADLPRSVILALSGKVIFPAFSKLADLPREAFRAKILKNRRLLLLALAPGLTILVSFGDFAIRLLYKPVYHDAAWMLPIIAVGIWHTSLYSTMSPALMALGKPIYNTLGYLLTLIMLSTALLVGYHFMQIKGAVIAVAVGDIPFYCVTMYGLWREKLGCFKQDLWATALFLGLLTAVLFGRYVVTGTLPISPILQ, via the coding sequence ATGTCATCACTTAAAAAGCAAGCGTTTCGTGCCACAGCCTGGACCATTGGTGGCTATGGGGCAAGTCTGGTTCTGCGATTTGCCAGTAACCTCATCTTAGCTCGCCTGCTCCTTCCAGAGTCCTTTGGCCTGATGGCCTTGGTCAATGTCTTCATCATGGGCTTACACCTGTTCTCAGACGTCGGCCTAGGTCCTTCCATCATCCAGAACAAGCGCGGAGATGACCCAAGTTTTATCAACACGGCCTGGACTATACAGGCTATTCGCGGTGTCGCGTTGTGGCTGGGTTGCATTTTGATCGCTTGGCCTGTTTCCCAAATCTACGGAGAGAAACAGCTTCTATACCTAATCCCCGTAGTGGGTCTGAGTACACTCATTTCTAGTATGGACTCCACTGCTCTATTCACGCTCAACCGCCAACTTGCCGTCGGTAAGTTGGCAATCTTTGAGTTAGGGGGGCAGATTATAGGACTGGTAGCAATGATGATCTGGGCCTACTTTGATAAAAGCGTCTGGGCGCTTGTATCCGGGGGACTTGCGGCTGCCACAGTCCAACTGGTGTGGAGTCATCGGTTATTGCCAGAACAACCTAACCGCTTTGCCTGGGATAAAGAGGCGGCAAAAAGCATTTTTTCGTTTGGTAAGTGGATCTTTTTTTCAACGGCACTCACCTTTCTGGCCTCGCAATCTGATCGCCTCATCCTGGGTAAATTAGTCTCACCCGCTACGCTGGGCATTTATGGCATTGCTTATACGCTGGCTGATCTCCCGCGCTCTGTCATTTTAGCCCTCAGCGGTAAGGTGATTTTCCCGGCTTTTTCCAAGCTTGCTGACCTTCCTCGCGAAGCCTTTCGTGCCAAGATTCTCAAAAATCGCAGACTTCTCCTTCTCGCTTTAGCCCCAGGATTGACAATCCTTGTCAGTTTTGGAGATTTCGCGATTCGCCTCTTGTATAAACCGGTATATCACGATGCCGCCTGGATGTTGCCCATTATCGCTGTGGGTATCTGGCATACCTCGCTGTACAGTACCATGAGCCCTGCTCTTATGGCTCTTGGGAAACCGATCTACAACACTCTAGGGTATCTGCTCACTTTAATAATGCTCAGCACTGCCTTATTGGTTGGATATCATTTCATGCAAATAAAAGGGGCTGTAATTGCCGTCGCCGTTGGCGATATTCCGTTCTATTGCGTAACCATGTATGGGCTTTGGCGTGAAAAATTGGGTTGTTTCAAACAGGATCTTTGGGCAACTGCACTATTCCTCGGCTTACTCACGGCTGTACTTTTCGGTCGATATGTTGTAACAGGAACTCTTCCTATCAGCCCCATCCTTCAGTGA
- a CDS encoding glycosyltransferase: MTIAYLVNQYPKVSHSFIRREIAGVEAMGLQVARFSIRSCSSELVDEEDKLEQELTQVVLEIGKFGLLFALIRVAITRPARFWSALWLMLLVGWHSERGILRHFAYLAEACVLLRWFSDLGIDHVHAHFGTNSTTVAMLCRTLGGPPYSFTVHGPEEFDKVQAIALTEKINRAAFVVAVSSFGRSQLYRWCSQEQWSKIHVVRCGVDELFLQQPHISIPDQPRLVCIGRLSEQKGHLLLIEAASQLAAENLPFKLVFVGDGPLRPQIEALIAQYGLQDHIELTGWASSNDVQQQILASRAMVLPSFAEGLPVVIMEALALSRPVISTYVAGIPELVEPEKCGWLVPPGSVEALTAAMRTALQLPVEKLEQMGRTGAERVAKQHDAQQEATRLAALFPSNIEKTQASAAPPPLVKVFTPTARSN, translated from the coding sequence ATGACAATTGCCTATCTAGTTAATCAGTATCCCAAGGTTAGCCATAGCTTCATCCGACGAGAAATTGCTGGAGTCGAGGCGATGGGTCTTCAAGTCGCACGTTTTTCAATCCGCTCGTGTAGCTCCGAACTCGTTGATGAAGAAGACAAACTAGAGCAAGAATTGACTCAGGTTGTCTTAGAAATTGGGAAATTCGGTCTGCTTTTTGCCCTAATTCGCGTTGCGATAACCAGACCCGCTCGTTTTTGGAGTGCTTTATGGCTAATGCTCTTGGTTGGCTGGCATTCAGAGCGAGGAATTTTGCGTCATTTCGCCTACTTGGCTGAAGCCTGTGTTCTTTTACGTTGGTTTTCAGACTTGGGGATAGATCACGTTCATGCTCACTTCGGGACAAATTCAACCACTGTCGCGATGTTGTGTCGTACTCTGGGCGGACCCCCTTACAGTTTCACTGTGCATGGTCCTGAAGAGTTTGATAAAGTTCAAGCGATCGCCTTAACCGAAAAAATCAATCGAGCCGCCTTTGTTGTAGCCGTCAGCTCCTTCGGCAGAAGTCAGCTTTATCGGTGGTGTTCCCAAGAGCAGTGGTCAAAAATCCATGTCGTTCGTTGTGGCGTAGACGAACTGTTTTTGCAGCAGCCCCATATCTCTATACCCGATCAACCTCGACTAGTCTGCATTGGTCGTTTGAGTGAACAGAAAGGTCATTTGCTCTTAATTGAAGCTGCGAGTCAGTTAGCCGCTGAGAACTTGCCGTTTAAACTAGTATTCGTTGGCGATGGCCCCCTGCGACCCCAGATTGAAGCCTTGATTGCACAATACGGACTTCAAGACCACATTGAGCTTACCGGGTGGGCAAGTTCTAATGATGTGCAGCAACAGATTTTAGCTTCACGAGCTATGGTACTCCCCAGCTTTGCCGAGGGGCTGCCCGTAGTCATTATGGAAGCACTAGCCCTCTCACGTCCTGTAATCAGCACCTATGTCGCCGGAATACCGGAGTTAGTAGAGCCTGAAAAATGCGGGTGGTTGGTGCCGCCTGGGTCAGTTGAAGCCTTAACCGCCGCCATGCGAACAGCCTTGCAGTTACCCGTAGAAAAGCTGGAACAGATGGGCAGAACGGGAGCAGAACGTGTAGCCAAACAGCATGATGCCCAACAAGAAGCGACGCGACTCGCGGCGTTGTTCCCCTCTAACATTGAGAAGACTCAGGCAAGCGCTGCACCGCCTCCTCTTGTGAAGGTCTTCACCCCTACGGCAAGGAGCAACTGA
- a CDS encoding ribbon-helix-helix domain-containing protein, whose translation MARREYMLRVRLNDNEKARLQKEANRRGVSMSEVIKDYIKRLPKVQYGSVDGESLEPPCVLRYPIN comes from the coding sequence ATGGCAAGGCGAGAATATATGCTTCGGGTTCGCCTGAACGATAATGAGAAAGCCAGATTGCAGAAAGAGGCAAACAGGCGAGGTGTCTCTATGTCTGAAGTGATCAAGGACTATATCAAACGTCTTCCGAAAGTTCAGTATGGGTCAGTTGATGGAGAATCATTAGAGCCGCCGTGTGTTCTGCGTTACCCCATCAACTGA